The DNA segment ACGGCATCGTCACCACCTTCGCCGTGGTGGCGGGGGTGACGGGTGCGGCGCTCTCGCCCACCATCGTCCTGATCCTGGGCTTGGCCAACCTGCTGGGGGACGGGCTCTCCATGGCGGCGGGCACCTACCTGGGCGAGCGTTCGGAGGTGGACTACCAGCAGAAGGAGCGGGAGCGGGAGCTCTGGGAGGTGCGCCACTTCCCCGAGGGCGAGCGGGCCGAGGTGCGCGAGATCTATCGGAAGAAGGGACTCTCGGGTGAGGTCCTCGAGCAGGTGGTGGAGGCCATCACCGCCGACGAGGAGCGGTGGGTCGAGACGATGATGCGCGAGGAGCTGGAGATCATCGAGGAGCGGAAGGACCCGCTCCGGGCTGGCCTCACCACCTTCGTCTCCTTCCTGGTGGGTGGGGCGATCCCGCTGGTGGCGTACATCCTGGCCGGTCTCTTCCCTGCCCTGGCCGCGCACGGGTTCTGGGCGTCGGTGGTCATCACGGCTCTGGCCATGTTCACCGTGGGCTCCATGCGCTCCATCGTCATCCACAAGCCGTGGCACCGAGCGGGCCTGGAGATGCTCGCGGTCGGCGGGTTGGCGGCCGTGGCCGCGTACGGGGTGGGCTACTTCCTGCGGGGGCTCGCAAGCTGAAGGGCGGGGCGCCTTGCCCGCCCCGCCCTGCGCCCTGCGGCAGCCTCGTCGTCGAGAGCGCTATGCGAAGAGGCTGACCACCAGTAGCACCACCAGCGACGCGGCCCAGGCCAGGGTCGACGGAACCGACCAGGTCTGGACCTGCTTCTTCACCTGGGTGATGCCGAGCAGCCGATTCACCACCCAGAAATACGAGTCGTTGAAGTAGGAGAAGACCATGGCTCCCTGCGTGGCGGCCACCGCCGCCAGGGCCATGTTCGCCCCCGTGCCCGCCAGCACCGGCGCCGTGATGGAGGCGGCGGTGATCATGGCCACCGTACCGCTTCCCTGAACGAGTCGCACGATGCTGGCCACCGCGAAGGGAAGGAGCACTGCCGGCAGCGCCGTGGCCGCGATCTGGCCGGCCAGGTAGTCGCCGATGCCGCTGGCCCGCAGGACCGCGCCCAGCGCGCCGCCGCCGCCCGTCACCAGGAGGATGATGCCGGCCGAGGAGATGCCCTGCTCCATCCAGCCCACCACCTTCTCCCGGGGCGTCTCCCGCATCAGACCGTAGATGGCCACCAAGAGACCCAGACCCACGGCCACGATGGGGTTGCCCAGGAAGGTGACGT comes from the Limnochorda pilosa genome and includes:
- a CDS encoding VIT1/CCC1 transporter family protein yields the protein MKRVDEARRAYRQGDPDAAARAHEMNRIAAEEPHEQERGKYLSDAVLGASDGIVTTFAVVAGVTGAALSPTIVLILGLANLLGDGLSMAAGTYLGERSEVDYQQKERERELWEVRHFPEGERAEVREIYRKKGLSGEVLEQVVEAITADEERWVETMMREELEIIEERKDPLRAGLTTFVSFLVGGAIPLVAYILAGLFPALAAHGFWASVVITALAMFTVGSMRSIVIHKPWHRAGLEMLAVGGLAAVAAYGVGYFLRGLAS